The proteins below are encoded in one region of Ornithinimicrobium avium:
- a CDS encoding LysE/ArgO family amino acid transporter, translating to MTSSTVLLTGLLTGLGLIVAIGAQNAFLLRQGLRRAPVLPLVLFCTLADAVLIGLAVVGVGAVVEAWPGFLSFARWGGGLFVIGYGLSAAWRALHPGEALDVATTSSRGGPVAASLATMAALTLLNPHVYLDVTMLGTIANGHGEAGRWWFYAGAVTGSALWFSVLGLGARRLAPFFSRARSWQLLDGVIAVVMGTIGVGLLVGA from the coding sequence GTGACCTCCTCCACCGTGCTGCTGACGGGCCTGCTGACCGGCCTCGGCCTCATCGTGGCCATCGGCGCGCAGAACGCCTTCCTGCTGCGCCAGGGGCTGCGTCGCGCACCGGTCCTGCCTCTGGTGCTCTTCTGCACGCTGGCGGACGCCGTGCTCATCGGCCTCGCGGTGGTAGGCGTGGGCGCGGTGGTGGAGGCCTGGCCGGGGTTCCTGTCCTTCGCCCGGTGGGGCGGGGGCCTGTTCGTCATCGGCTACGGCCTGAGCGCGGCCTGGCGTGCGCTCCACCCGGGCGAGGCCCTCGACGTCGCGACCACCTCCTCGCGCGGCGGGCCGGTCGCGGCCTCGCTGGCGACGATGGCGGCGCTGACGCTGCTCAACCCGCACGTCTACCTGGACGTGACGATGCTCGGCACCATCGCCAACGGCCACGGCGAAGCAGGGCGGTGGTGGTTCTACGCCGGCGCCGTCACCGGCAGCGCGCTGTGGTTCTCGGTGCTGGGGCTGGGCGCGCGCCGGCTGGCGCCCTTCTTCTCCCGGGCGCGCTCCTGGCAGCTGCTCGACGGGGTGATCGCGGTGGTCATGGGGACGATCGGCGTGGGCCTGCTCGTGGGCGCGTAG